One part of the Solea solea chromosome 16, fSolSol10.1, whole genome shotgun sequence genome encodes these proteins:
- the LOC131475619 gene encoding neurogenic differentiation factor 2-like — protein MLTRLFSDPSLLPEVQKYSGWAEDSDGDDSKMKDDDQDTHDDMDHSDLMGDSRTQSEHAGEDDEDDDLDEEDDGEDMEGDRPKKRGPKKRKMTPARIERSKVRRMKANARERTRMHDLNSALDNLRKVVPCYSKTQKLSKIETLRLAKNYIWALSEILRCGKRPDLVAYVQTLCKGLSQPTTNLVAGCLQLNSRNFLTEQQCQDGSRYPSGSFSMHSYPYQCARLSSPHCQPGSNSHPLRPHGYSGAYDSLYGGSGSPEYNSPEYEGPVSPPLCVNGNFSLKHQGPASPDNEKGYHYSMQYSGLPGSRPTGAQNLVFGSSGARSGIHSENVLPYHDMHLHHERGPVYDELNAFFHN, from the coding sequence ATGTTGACGCGGTTGTTCAGTGACCCATCGCTGCTGCCAGAGGTGCAGAAATACTCGGGCTGGGCGGAGGACAGCGATGGCGATGATTCCAAGATGAAGGACGACGACCAGGACACACACGACGACATGGATCACTCTGACCTGATGGGAGACAGCCGGACGCAATCAGAGCACGCCGGGGAAGACGACGAGGACGACGACCTCGACGAAGAGGACGAcggagaggacatggagggGGACAGACCCAAGAAGAGGGGCCCCAAGAAGCGCAAAATGACCCCGGCCCGCATCGAGCGCTCCAAAGTGCGACGGATGAAGGCCAACGCGCGGGAGCGCACCCGCATGCACGACCTGAACTCTGCTCTAGACAATCTGCGTAAAGTTGTGCCATGCTACTCCAAAACGCAAAAACTGTCCAAAATCGAGACGTTGCGGTTGGCTAAAAATTACATCTGGGCATTGTCGGAGATACTGCGCTGCGGCAAAAGGCCCGACCTTGTCGCGTACGTGCAGACGCTGTGTAAGGGACTGTCCCAGCCAACCACCAACCTGGTGGCAGGATGCCTGCAGCTGAACTCCCGTAACTTCCTGACTGAGCAGCAGTGTCAGGACGGGAGCAGGTACCCGTCCGGATCCTTCTCCATGCATTCCTACCCTTATCAGTGTGCGCGTCTGTCCAGTCCGCACTGCCAGCCGGGCTCGAACTCGCACCCACTGAGACCGCACGGCTACAGCGGGGCTTACGACTCTCTGTACGGCGGGAGTGGATCCCCGGAGTACAACAGCCCCGAGTATGAGGGGCCCGTCAGCCCTCCGTTGTGCGTCAATGGTAACTTCTCCCTGAAGCACCAAGGCCCCGCGTCGCCGGACAACGAGAAGGGCTACCACTACTCTATGCAATACTCCGGCCTGCCTGGCTCCAGACCTACTGGGGCCCAAAACCTGGTGTTCGGCTCCTCTGGGGCCCGGAGCGGCATTCACTCTGAAAACGTCCTGCCTTACCACGACATGCACTTACACCACGAACGGGGCCCCGTGTACGACGAACTGAACGCGTTTTTTCACAATTAA